Proteins encoded in a region of the Anopheles ziemanni chromosome 2, idAnoZiCoDA_A2_x.2, whole genome shotgun sequence genome:
- the LOC131294238 gene encoding semaphorin-1A produces MSATIHKCSSRSEEDSPSTSSSSSRPTRNSGNNRMAYRSKQMTMHLMSSSSTSTGGSPALVFALLTVLISQCIVRVDSWVPDGQSKIRILYDATVPSFFGNSTDHFKLLDQDENTLLIGARNAMYNISIERLVEVPGQRISWPSSDAHRELCTLKGKHEQDCQNYIRVYAPVAPNRRMVCGTNSFKPLCRYYNVLPGNGTLVYDNNELEAQGRCPYNPQHNSTYVFTDGQLYAATVADFSGADPLIYREPQRTEQFDSKQLNQPAFVSAIEHNGYVMFFYREVAIEYMNCGKAVYSRVARVCKNDKGGPYPFQDRWTSFLKARLNCSIPGEYPFYFDELQATTKTIQGLYGGDRNKIIYAIMTTQENAIGGSAVCAFSVQDIMDAFEGPFKAQRDIHSNWLQVPPSAVPEPRPGKCVDDSRTLPKASVNFVKTNNLMDNSVRSLHSRPVFTRVSLYYRLSAIAVDPQVKALDGHRYDVVFVGTNDGKVVKFVNILSANSSDDVRTVVISETQAFPPGTKINELTISKRHSKLIVISSGKIISLPLHTCNDNGYKACRKCLELQDPYCAWDDTNRDCKTIEAVHASGASIDRFYQRLDGERIGEICRKYDQQEPTRKTYDDNDVYTPVEGSGTVVEKPDKPYDQRSVYIVHNHGTVSSIGPDDIDNEISMSSGENDQQNRVIQYHPKPDTFVNEKINLASFNWVMVAIGGIFVLFFGIVIGCAASRRGMFNKSLSGGEHRNQLNWHSGKSLTMLSQNRTSGKDVNLLMNTTNQYHTQQQAIVQQLQQHHQNNCKDNIDFDYKDRSVECKNSTENLEKDISKGMGTLQKTRHLKTFKP; encoded by the exons ATGTCCGCTACGATACACAAGTGCAGCAGTAGAAGCGAAGAAGATTCgcccagcaccagcagcagcagcagcagaccgACGAGAAACAGTGGAAACAACAGAATGGCGTACCGAAGCAAACAGATGACGATGCACCTgatgagcagcagcagcaccagcaccggCGGCAGCCCGGCGCTAGTGTTTGCCCTGTTGACGGTCCTCATCAGTCAGTGCATCGTTCGCGTTGACAGTTGGGTGCCAGATGGCCAGAGCAAGATACGCATCCTATACG atgCCACCGTACCATCCTTTTTCGGTAATAGCACCGACCACTTTAAGTTGCTGGACCAGGACGAAAACACGCTGCTCATTGGCGCCCGAAATGCGATGTACAACATCAGCATCGAGCGGTTAGTGGAGGTGCCGGGGCAGCGTATCAGTTGGCCCTCGTCCGACGCCCACCGGGAGCTGTGCACGCTCAAGGGCAAGCACGAGCAGGACTGCCAGAACTACATCCGAGTGTACGCCCCGGTCGCTCCGAACCGCCGGATGGTTTGCGGTACGAACTCCTTCAAGCCCCTCTGCCGGTACTACAACGTGCTGCCCGGAAACGGGACGCTTGTGTACGACAACAACGAGCTAGAGGCGCAGGGCCGCTGCCCGTACAACCCGCAGCACAACAGCACGTACGTGTTCACCGATGGGCAGCTGTACGCGGCGACGGTGGCCGACTTCTCCGGTGCTGATCCGCTGATCTACCGCGAGCCGCAACGGACGGAGCAGTTCGACAGCAAGCAGCTGAACCAACCGGCGTTCGTCAGTGCGATCGAGCACAACGGGTACGTGATGTTCTTCTACCGGGAGGTGGCGATCGAGTACATGAACTGCGGCAAGGCGGTGTATTCCCGGGTGGCGCGGGTCTGCAAAAACGACAAGGGTGGACCGTACCCGTTCCAGGATCGGTGGACGTCATTCCTGAAGGCGCGCCTCAATTGCTCCATCCCCGGCGAATATCCCTTCTACTTCGACGAGCTAC AGGCTACAACGAAAACGATACAAGGACTGTACGGAGGGGATCGCAACAAGATCATCTACGCCATCATGACCACGCAGGAAAATGCCATCGGCGGGTCGGCCGTGTGCGCATTCTCCGTGCAGGACATCATGGACGCGTTCGAGGGTCCGTTCAAGGCGCAGCGCGATATCCACTCGAACTGGCTGCAGGTACCACCGAGCGCCGTACCGGAACCGCGGCCCGGCAAGTGCGTCGACGACAGCCGGACGCTCCCGAAGGCGTCGGTCAACTTCGTCAAGACGAACAACCTGATGGACAACTCGGTCCGTTCGCTCCACTCGCGGCCCGTGTTCACGCGCGTCAGCCTATACTATCGTCTATCGGCGATTGCCGTCGACCCGCAGGTGAAGGCGCTCGATGGCCACCGGTACGATGTGGTGTTCGTCGGCACGAACGACGGCAAGGTGGTCAAGTTCGTGAACATCCTGTCGGCGAACAGCTCGGACGATGTGCGCACGGTGGTGATCAGCGAGACGCAGGCGTTCCCACCGGGCACCAAGATCAACGAGCTGACGATCTCGAAGCGCCACTCGAAGCTGATCGTCATCAGCAGTGGCAAGATCATCTCGCTCCCGCTGCACACGTGCAACGACAATGGCTACAAAGCGTGCCGCAAGTGCCTGGAGCTGCAGGATCCGTACTGCGCGTGGGACGACACGAACCGGGACTGCAAGACGATCGAGGCCGTGCACGCGTCGGGTGCCTCGATCGATCGGTTCTACCAGCGATTGGATGGGGAGCGGATTGGAGAAATTTGTCGCAAGTACGATCAACAGGAACCGACGAGGAAAACGTATGACGATAACGACGTGTACACGCCCGTTGAGGGATCCGGGACAGTGGTGGAGAAACCGGACAAACCGTACGATCAGCGCAGCGTCTATATCGTACACAACCACGGTACGGTGTCGTCCATCGGGCCGGACGACATCGATAATGAAATCTCGATGTCGTCGGGCGAGAACGACCAGCAGAACCGGGTCATCCAATATCATCCTAAGCCTG ATACATTCGTGAACGAAAAGATCAATCTGGCGTCGTTCAACTGGGTGATGGTCGCTATCGGCGGTATATTCGTGTTGTTTTTCGGAATAGTGATCGGTTGTGCCGCTTCCCGCAGGGGAATGTTCAATAAATCGCTATCTGGTGGAGAGCACCGCAACCAACTGAACTG GCACAGCGGCAAAAGCCTCACGATGCTGTCGCAAAACCGAACGAGTGGCAAAGACGTGAATCTGCTCATGAACACCACGAACCAGTACCACACGCAGCAGCAGGCGATcgtgcagcagctgcagcagcaccatcagaATAACTGCAAGGACAACATCGACTTCGACTACAAGGATCGCAGCGTGGAGTGCAAAAACTCGACGGAAAACCTCGAGAAGGACATCAGCAAGGGCATGGGCACGCTGCAGAAG ACGCGCCACTTGAAGACGTTTAAACCGTAG